One window of Flavobacterium dauae genomic DNA carries:
- a CDS encoding DUF721 domain-containing protein: MNNKRFNPYKRLHEESSVQDILGKMISGYNLEKGIDKLNVREAWIKLLGPGIAAYTQQVELRKDTLFVSLSSNVLREELSYGLDKIIRMINEDLNKEIIKKIILR, encoded by the coding sequence ATGAATAATAAAAGATTTAATCCTTACAAACGTTTGCACGAAGAATCATCGGTTCAAGATATTTTGGGGAAAATGATTTCGGGCTATAATTTAGAAAAAGGAATTGATAAACTAAATGTTCGCGAAGCCTGGATAAAGCTTTTAGGTCCGGGAATTGCAGCTTACACACAACAGGTAGAGTTACGGAAAGATACGTTGTTTGTTTCGTTGTCGTCTAATGTTTTGCGAGAAGAATTAAGTTACGGTTTAGATAAAATAATACGAATGATTAACGAAGATCTGAACAAAGAAATCATTAAAAAAATAATTTTAAGATGA
- a CDS encoding T9SS type A sorting domain-containing protein, whose product MKRTILLTAVLFASVTTFAQKFENRASFWAKPGSTENTKQVVGKAAIDNPSNQSLTTSIGAGSSNFYVVFKSEDNVEKDLMDFTFTCYQHTLTTHNINYTDVKKVEEKRRTGAIVKYGFDFPNASGDKNYVTIVDKPNDLTNVYEVIYVNDKFTELDHQQIQTYLSVNYGISLINSANYFDANGKQIWNNNLNPQYNNAITGLGRSDYFKLNKIQTVNSVDKRLEISTTNFNDNEYLFIGTNNENTAFVKTNDGEILDSSWLVQTNATSNLTTLRFNLKSIKSAGTYELLINQNATAFVNDNVLKVQGKVEGNQLVFENVLFDADGNGYDTFSIGYTTTAKENTKPEVVSANTSRVNAYPNPAGVNETVSVSYNFGKTTNLYIHVFTVDGKLINKKEINNIDHYVFDTKFNASGVYLIVSTYNGEVSTNKIVVK is encoded by the coding sequence ATGAAAAGAACAATACTTTTAACAGCAGTTTTATTTGCATCGGTAACCACTTTTGCACAAAAGTTTGAAAACCGTGCATCTTTTTGGGCAAAACCGGGTAGTACAGAAAATACCAAGCAAGTAGTTGGTAAAGCGGCGATAGACAACCCATCAAATCAATCGTTAACAACATCAATTGGAGCGGGAAGTTCAAATTTCTATGTAGTTTTTAAATCAGAAGACAATGTAGAAAAAGATTTAATGGATTTTACGTTTACTTGCTATCAACATACGTTAACCACACACAACATCAATTATACCGATGTTAAAAAGGTGGAAGAAAAAAGACGTACAGGTGCCATTGTAAAATACGGTTTTGATTTTCCTAATGCAAGTGGCGATAAAAATTATGTAACCATTGTTGATAAACCAAACGATTTAACAAATGTGTACGAAGTAATTTATGTAAACGATAAATTTACCGAGTTAGATCATCAGCAAATTCAAACCTATTTATCGGTGAATTACGGAATTTCGTTAATAAATTCAGCGAATTACTTTGATGCCAACGGAAAACAGATTTGGAACAACAATTTAAATCCACAATACAATAATGCCATTACCGGTTTAGGCAGAAGCGATTATTTTAAGCTGAATAAAATCCAAACAGTAAATTCGGTTGATAAACGTTTAGAAATCAGTACCACTAATTTTAATGATAACGAGTATTTATTTATTGGAACAAATAATGAAAATACAGCTTTTGTAAAAACAAACGATGGCGAAATTTTAGATTCGTCTTGGTTGGTACAAACAAATGCAACATCTAATTTAACTACATTGCGTTTTAATTTAAAATCGATAAAATCAGCCGGAACGTATGAGTTGTTAATCAATCAAAACGCTACAGCGTTTGTTAATGATAACGTATTAAAAGTTCAAGGCAAAGTAGAAGGAAACCAATTGGTTTTTGAAAACGTGTTGTTTGATGCAGATGGCAATGGATACGACACCTTTTCTATAGGATACACAACCACAGCAAAAGAAAACACAAAACCAGAGGTTGTTTCTGCAAACACATCTCGTGTAAATGCTTATCCAAATCCGGCGGGAGTTAACGAAACAGTTAGCGTATCTTATAATTTTGGAAAAACAACCAATTTATATATTCACGTTTTTACTGTTGACGGCAAACTTATCAATAAAAAAGAAATCAACAATATTGATCATTACGTATTCGATACCAAATTTAATGCAAGCGGCGTTTACTTAATTGTATCAACCTATAACGGCGAAGTGTCCACAAATAAAATAGTTGTCAAATAA
- the idi gene encoding isopentenyl-diphosphate Delta-isomerase, with protein MAKEQVILVNENDEPIGLMEKIEAHQKALLHRAFSVFILNNKNQIMLQQRAAGKYHSPLLWTNTCCSHQRKDETSIQAGKRRLHEEMGFSVELKELFSFIYKAPFDNGLTEHELDHVMIGYFNNEPVINKEEVESWKWMGIEEINEDIQQHPEIYTAWFKIIFDKFYHHIEAQKI; from the coding sequence ATAGCCAAAGAACAAGTGATTTTAGTGAATGAAAACGATGAACCTATTGGTTTGATGGAAAAGATCGAAGCACACCAAAAAGCTTTGCTGCACCGGGCTTTTTCGGTTTTTATTTTAAACAATAAAAATCAAATAATGTTGCAACAGCGTGCTGCGGGTAAGTATCATTCGCCGTTATTGTGGACCAACACTTGTTGCAGTCATCAGCGTAAAGACGAAACCAGTATTCAGGCAGGTAAACGCCGTTTACACGAAGAAATGGGCTTTTCGGTGGAATTAAAAGAATTATTTTCGTTTATTTATAAAGCTCCGTTTGACAATGGTTTAACCGAACACGAGTTAGATCACGTAATGATTGGCTATTTTAATAACGAACCTGTAATTAATAAAGAAGAAGTAGAAAGCTGGAAATGGATGGGAATTGAAGAAATTAATGAAGATATACAGCAACATCCTGAAATTTATACCGCCTGGTTTAAAATTATTTTCGACAAGTTTTATCATCACATCGAAGCACAGAAAATTTAA
- a CDS encoding 6-pyruvoyl trahydropterin synthase family protein: MRVTVCRKAHFNAAHRLYRKDWTDEQNQKIFGKCNNPNFHGHNYELIVEVTGTVDPETGYVIDIKDLSDIIYEEIEIPFDHKNLNLDVPEFQDLNPTAEHIAYVIWHKLRQRLALKLDLEITLYETPRNFVKYCGL; this comes from the coding sequence ATGAGAGTTACTGTTTGTAGAAAAGCACATTTTAATGCTGCACACCGTTTATACAGAAAAGATTGGACAGATGAACAAAACCAAAAGATTTTTGGTAAATGTAACAATCCTAATTTTCACGGACACAATTATGAGTTAATTGTAGAGGTAACAGGAACGGTAGATCCGGAAACAGGTTATGTAATTGATATTAAAGATTTAAGCGATATTATTTACGAAGAAATAGAAATTCCATTCGATCATAAAAATCTAAATTTAGATGTGCCCGAATTTCAAGATTTGAACCCAACAGCAGAACATATTGCGTATGTAATCTGGCATAAATTGCGCCAACGTCTTGCGTTAAAATTAGATTTGGAAATAACCTTGTACGAAACTCCACGAAATTTTGTAAAGTATTGTGGTTTATGA
- a CDS encoding type I phosphomannose isomerase catalytic subunit, which yields MNSTKQHINNPLNTTGFKSYPLHFQPIFKERIWGGNKLKSLGKELPNDAIGESWEISMIDTDINIVTNGIYKEKSLAELIDLYPNEILGTKVYHKYGKQFPLLFKFLDAKTDLSIQLHPNDELAKQRHNSFGKTEMWYIIQADENARIILGFKNDSSSEEYLQHLENKTLPSVLQEYYVKKGDVFFIETGTIHAIGGGILLAEIQQTSDITYRVYDWDRVDDQGNERELHIDMALEAIHYGKRNPQIKYIKKENQSVELVDCPFFTTKIISLTTAYKVQKSTDCFLVYICTEGSAKLYMGQEFFDIKQGETILIPAQLNQFELKGEATLLEVFINKI from the coding sequence TTGAATTCAACAAAACAACATATAAATAATCCACTAAATACTACCGGTTTTAAGAGTTATCCCCTTCATTTTCAGCCTATTTTTAAAGAGCGTATTTGGGGAGGCAACAAATTAAAATCTTTAGGAAAAGAACTTCCAAATGATGCTATTGGCGAAAGTTGGGAGATTTCTATGATTGACACCGATATAAATATTGTAACAAACGGTATTTATAAAGAAAAATCATTAGCAGAATTGATTGATTTGTATCCAAACGAAATATTGGGTACTAAAGTTTATCACAAATACGGTAAACAATTCCCTTTGCTTTTTAAGTTTTTAGATGCAAAAACCGATTTATCTATTCAGTTACACCCAAATGATGAATTAGCAAAACAACGACACAATTCTTTTGGCAAAACAGAAATGTGGTACATTATACAGGCAGATGAAAATGCACGCATTATTTTAGGTTTTAAAAACGATAGTTCGTCAGAAGAATATCTACAGCATTTAGAAAATAAAACCCTGCCAAGTGTTTTACAGGAATATTACGTGAAGAAAGGCGACGTGTTTTTCATAGAAACCGGAACTATTCATGCCATTGGTGGCGGTATTTTGTTAGCAGAAATCCAGCAAACGTCAGATATCACGTATCGAGTTTATGATTGGGATAGGGTAGATGATCAGGGAAATGAACGCGAACTCCATATTGATATGGCTTTAGAAGCGATTCATTACGGAAAAAGAAATCCGCAGATCAAATACATAAAGAAAGAAAATCAGTCTGTAGAATTGGTAGATTGCCCTTTTTTTACCACAAAGATTATTTCTTTAACAACAGCTTATAAGGTTCAAAAAAGCACCGATTGTTTTTTGGTGTATATTTGTACCGAAGGAAGTGCAAAATTGTATATGGGTCAAGAATTTTTTGATATTAAACAAGGAGAAACTATTTTGATTCCGGCACAACTAAACCAATTTGAATTAAAAGGAGAAGCAACATTATTAGAAGTATTTATAAATAAAATATAA
- a CDS encoding DUF445 domain-containing protein, producing the protein MSEQLKKERLKKHKLLATGLFILMAAVYGVMMYLLKHQPEKWMDYVRAFSEAGMVGALADWFAVTALFKYPLGIKIPHTNLITKNKNTLGENLGIFVSNNFLTTDTIRPYIDKLSVSEYLTNWLSKEKNIEIINKECGRIIYQIVDNLNDESIAEFLAKKGFELTEEIKLERLAATSLLYLLEQKEHDRLLNIILPQAQQYVENNRELIYKKVVEKQPILGLIGGKSVTNQLISGITTFLQEIVQNPEHTIRNTLTEKLYQIVEDLNEKDDWHDKFTQIKNEFITQEKLYSYTKDIWLRLKEDLLLKLKDIDGTVNQYIRQNIDLMVHKFKEDQEMQQNIDKYVRQYVYKMVLKNSNEVGIIITNTVQKWDGNELSEKLELEVGKDLQYIRINGTLVGGLVGLVIYALTQLFV; encoded by the coding sequence ATGAGCGAACAGTTAAAAAAAGAACGACTTAAAAAGCATAAATTATTAGCCACAGGATTGTTTATTTTAATGGCAGCCGTATATGGTGTAATGATGTACCTTTTAAAACACCAGCCAGAAAAGTGGATGGACTATGTACGAGCCTTTTCAGAAGCCGGAATGGTTGGTGCATTGGCAGACTGGTTTGCAGTTACTGCGTTGTTTAAATATCCGTTAGGTATTAAAATTCCTCATACAAATTTAATCACAAAAAATAAAAACACATTGGGTGAAAACTTAGGAATCTTTGTTAGTAATAATTTTTTAACAACTGACACTATTCGCCCGTATATTGATAAATTATCAGTAAGTGAATACCTGACCAATTGGTTGTCTAAAGAAAAAAATATTGAAATAATTAATAAAGAGTGCGGTAGAATAATTTATCAGATTGTAGATAATTTGAATGATGAATCAATTGCAGAATTTTTGGCTAAAAAAGGTTTTGAACTTACCGAAGAGATTAAACTTGAGAGGTTGGCGGCAACATCGCTTCTTTATCTTTTAGAACAAAAGGAACACGACCGACTTTTAAATATCATTTTACCACAGGCACAACAGTACGTTGAAAATAATAGGGAGTTGATTTATAAAAAAGTTGTTGAAAAACAACCTATTTTGGGGTTAATCGGCGGAAAATCGGTTACTAATCAACTAATTTCGGGTATTACAACTTTTTTACAAGAAATAGTGCAAAATCCAGAACATACTATTCGCAATACTCTTACAGAAAAATTGTACCAGATTGTTGAAGATTTAAATGAAAAAGATGACTGGCACGATAAATTTACTCAAATAAAAAATGAATTTATTACACAAGAAAAACTGTATAGTTACACAAAAGATATTTGGCTGCGTTTAAAAGAAGATTTGTTGTTAAAACTTAAGGATATAGACGGAACGGTTAATCAATACATTAGACAAAATATTGATTTAATGGTTCATAAATTTAAAGAAGATCAAGAAATGCAACAGAATATTGATAAATATGTTAGACAATATGTCTATAAAATGGTACTTAAAAACAGTAACGAGGTAGGCATTATTATTACCAATACCGTACAAAAATGGGACGGTAACGAATTAAGCGAGAAGTTAGAGTTAGAAGTTGGTAAAGACTTGCAATATATACGCATTAACGGCACACTAGTAGGCGGTTTGGTTGGTTTGGTGATATATGCCTTAACACAATTGTTTGTGTAA
- a CDS encoding porin family protein has protein sequence MKKLFIAFCLLLTANTFAQGMFGKNPYRNQQDWDQQRVHYGYFLGFSSYNFKIDYSKSFYEKNGSNEILVEPTFGFNVGLVGNLRLMEYLDLRFEPGLYYTKRNLIYPHIENPDQRMRNVASTYIHFPLLLKFSALRAGNIRPYILAGLSQSLNLSSNETAKEDNYQGRFRMKKWTSNYELGLGIDFYFEHFKFSPSIRGVFGLQDELIRDKNPNSPWTGDIESMKTRGLFINFTFH, from the coding sequence ATGAAAAAACTTTTTATTGCTTTTTGTTTACTTTTAACTGCAAATACGTTTGCACAGGGAATGTTTGGTAAAAATCCATACAGAAATCAGCAAGACTGGGATCAGCAACGTGTACATTATGGTTATTTTTTAGGATTCAGCTCTTATAACTTTAAGATTGATTATTCTAAAAGCTTTTATGAAAAAAACGGAAGTAATGAAATTTTGGTAGAACCTACTTTTGGATTTAACGTGGGATTGGTAGGAAATTTACGCTTAATGGAATATTTAGATTTACGTTTTGAACCTGGATTGTATTACACGAAAAGAAATTTGATTTATCCGCACATAGAAAACCCGGATCAACGTATGCGTAATGTTGCTTCTACGTATATTCATTTTCCGTTGTTGCTAAAATTTTCTGCGTTACGTGCCGGAAATATTCGTCCGTATATTTTAGCCGGATTGTCGCAATCATTGAATTTAAGCAGCAACGAAACAGCAAAGGAAGACAATTACCAGGGACGTTTTAGAATGAAAAAGTGGACTTCGAACTACGAATTAGGTTTAGGAATTGATTTTTATTTTGAGCATTTTAAATTTTCGCCGTCTATCCGTGGGGTATTTGGCTTGCAAGATGAATTGATTCGCGACAAAAATCCTAACAGCCCGTGGACCGGAGATATAGAATCTATGAAAACACGTGGTTTATTTATAAATTTTACGTTTCATTAA
- the ubiE gene encoding bifunctional demethylmenaquinone methyltransferase/2-methoxy-6-polyprenyl-1,4-benzoquinol methylase UbiE: MADQINPYKDSELGKKQQVEQMFDTISGNYDSLNRMISLGTDQGWRRNVLKMVTDTHPESILDIATGTGDLAILLSKSNAKRIVGLDLSAGMLEVGKEKVKALDLQDKIEMMQGDSENLPFQDNTFDAITVAFGVRNFETLEKGLAEILRVLKPNGIFVILETSVPTKFPYKQGYNFYMKTLMPLMGKLFSKDQKAYEYLSESAKNFPYGETLNGILRTVGFKNVKHNPQTMGVATIYSASK, encoded by the coding sequence ATGGCAGATCAAATCAATCCATATAAAGATTCTGAATTAGGTAAAAAACAACAGGTTGAACAAATGTTTGATACCATTTCTGGAAATTATGACAGCTTAAACCGAATGATTTCTTTGGGGACTGACCAAGGTTGGCGGCGAAATGTTTTAAAAATGGTAACAGACACCCACCCTGAATCTATTTTGGATATTGCAACAGGTACGGGCGATTTGGCAATTTTACTATCAAAATCAAACGCTAAACGCATTGTAGGTTTAGATTTATCGGCAGGTATGCTTGAGGTAGGTAAAGAAAAAGTAAAAGCTTTGGACTTACAGGATAAAATAGAAATGATGCAGGGCGATTCTGAAAATTTGCCGTTTCAAGACAATACTTTTGATGCAATTACCGTTGCTTTTGGTGTACGCAATTTTGAAACATTGGAAAAAGGTTTGGCAGAAATTTTAAGAGTGTTGAAACCTAATGGAATTTTTGTTATCTTAGAAACCTCGGTTCCAACAAAGTTTCCGTACAAACAAGGTTACAATTTTTATATGAAAACCCTAATGCCATTAATGGGCAAACTGTTTTCAAAAGATCAGAAAGCGTATGAATATCTTTCCGAATCGGCTAAAAATTTCCCTTACGGAGAAACTTTAAACGGTATTTTAAGAACCGTTGGGTTTAAAAATGTTAAACACAATCCGCAAACAATGGGCGTGGCAACCATTTATTCGGCATCAAAATAA
- the ribD gene encoding bifunctional diaminohydroxyphosphoribosylaminopyrimidine deaminase/5-amino-6-(5-phosphoribosylamino)uracil reductase RibD — translation MSVHKQYMQRALQLAKIGLANALPNPSVGAVIVYKDTIIGEGYTSAFGGSHSEVNAINSVKNQALLKESTLYVTLEPCSHFGKTPPCANLIVEKKIPKVVIGCVDPFAKVSGKGIQILKDNGIEVITGVLEKECQQSHKRFFTFHLKKRPYIILKWAESADGFIAPISKNENKPVWLSNVYSRQLTHKWRSEEMAILVGKQTILDDNPSLTTRDWKGKNPVRLFIDARNEIDNSFQILNNESETYRFTKIKKSEKDVVIPFENTVKEICDFCFNQNIQSVIIEGGQKTFQSFIDAKQWDEARVFKTTVILNNGITAPKLCNYQKTTSVFIENDCLCVYRKKTK, via the coding sequence ATGTCTGTTCACAAACAATATATGCAACGTGCCTTACAGCTGGCGAAAATTGGTTTGGCAAATGCCTTGCCTAATCCATCGGTAGGTGCTGTAATTGTTTACAAAGATACAATAATTGGCGAAGGTTACACCTCGGCTTTTGGTGGTTCGCACTCCGAAGTCAATGCTATAAATTCGGTTAAAAATCAAGCGTTGTTAAAAGAAAGTACCTTGTATGTTACGCTGGAACCTTGCAGTCATTTTGGAAAAACACCGCCTTGTGCCAACTTAATTGTTGAAAAAAAAATTCCAAAAGTGGTAATTGGCTGTGTGGATCCGTTTGCTAAAGTTTCGGGAAAAGGAATTCAAATTTTAAAAGATAACGGAATTGAAGTAATTACAGGAGTTTTAGAGAAAGAATGCCAGCAATCGCACAAAAGATTTTTTACATTTCATTTAAAAAAACGACCATATATCATTTTAAAATGGGCAGAATCGGCAGATGGCTTTATTGCTCCGATTTCGAAAAATGAAAACAAACCCGTTTGGTTGTCGAATGTTTATTCCCGACAATTAACGCATAAATGGCGCAGTGAAGAAATGGCAATTTTAGTTGGCAAGCAAACTATTTTAGACGATAATCCGAGTTTAACCACAAGAGATTGGAAAGGAAAAAATCCTGTCCGACTTTTCATTGATGCTCGAAACGAAATAGATAATTCCTTTCAAATTCTAAATAACGAAAGTGAAACTTATCGTTTTACAAAAATAAAAAAATCGGAAAAAGATGTTGTGATTCCTTTTGAAAACACGGTAAAAGAAATTTGTGATTTCTGTTTCAACCAAAACATTCAATCAGTAATTATTGAAGGTGGACAAAAAACGTTCCAGTCTTTTATCGATGCTAAACAGTGGGACGAAGCACGCGTTTTTAAAACAACTGTTATTTTAAACAACGGAATTACAGCACCCAAACTTTGCAATTATCAAAAAACAACATCGGTATTTATAGAAAATGATTGTTTGTGTGTTTACAGAAAAAAAACAAAGTGA
- the prmC gene encoding peptide chain release factor N(5)-glutamine methyltransferase, protein MTVNDYKKQFLNQLPAFYEETECLNLFYLSMEFVLNFNKTDCVLNGNESISIENQQKIDEIVKRLQDNEPIQYITQQANFYGYEFKVSPATLIPRPETEELVEWILEELNKQPEKKWKVLDIGTGTGCIPITIKKEFPLAIVSAIDVSVDALQIAQENAINLQAEVTFIQQDILQTEKLDAYDIIISNPPYVRNLEKAEIKNNVLQHEPHLALFVDDNDPLIFYRKITQLAHKSLNENGMLFFEINQYLGNEMQEMVSEYFKNIELKKDFIQNDRMMKADFPIK, encoded by the coding sequence ATGACGGTAAACGACTATAAAAAACAATTTCTAAACCAACTTCCTGCTTTTTATGAGGAAACAGAGTGTTTAAATTTGTTTTATCTTTCAATGGAATTTGTGTTGAATTTCAATAAAACCGATTGTGTTTTGAATGGAAATGAATCAATTTCTATTGAAAATCAGCAAAAAATAGATGAAATTGTAAAACGTTTACAAGATAATGAACCTATACAATATATCACGCAACAAGCGAATTTTTACGGTTACGAATTTAAAGTCAGTCCCGCAACGTTGATTCCGCGACCAGAAACCGAAGAATTGGTCGAATGGATTTTGGAAGAACTAAACAAACAGCCCGAAAAAAAATGGAAGGTATTAGATATTGGTACCGGAACAGGTTGTATTCCTATAACCATTAAAAAGGAATTTCCTTTGGCAATTGTTTCGGCGATCGATGTTTCTGTTGATGCTTTACAAATTGCTCAAGAAAATGCAATCAATTTACAAGCTGAGGTTACTTTTATACAGCAGGATATTTTACAGACAGAAAAATTAGATGCTTATGATATCATTATTTCTAATCCGCCGTATGTTCGCAATTTGGAAAAAGCCGAAATTAAAAACAATGTGTTACAGCACGAACCCCATTTGGCATTGTTTGTTGATGATAATGATCCGTTGATTTTCTATCGAAAAATTACGCAATTAGCACATAAAAGCTTGAATGAAAACGGAATGTTGTTTTTCGAGATTAATCAATATTTAGGCAATGAAATGCAAGAAATGGTTTCAGAATATTTCAAAAACATCGAACTAAAAAAAGATTTTATACAGAATGATAGAATGATGAAGGCAGACTTCCCAATCAAGTAA
- the hisS gene encoding histidine--tRNA ligase gives MAQKPSIPKGTRDFSPIEVAKRQYIMSVIKKHFERSGFQPIETPSFENSETLMGKYGEEGDRLIFKILNSGDFLAKTNEEFLQTKNSLKITSQISEKALRYDLTVPFARYVVQHQNELEFPFKRYQIQPVWRADRPQKGRFREFYQCDADVVGSTSLWQEVELVQLYDAVFTDLKVEGVTIKINNRKILSGIAEVIGASDKLIDFTVALDKLDKIGEDGVKAEMLAKGISEEALVKVQPLFNFNGSLTEKLNQLRELLSTSVEGTKGVDELTFICETVEELGLKSATLNLDVTLARGLNYYTGAIFEVAAPETVKLGSIGGGGRYDDLTGIFGLKNMSGVGISFGLDRIYLVIEELNVFPETVSNVTDVLFLNFGDNEAKYCLKVIRELRDDGVNAELYPDKTKMAKQFQFAEKKGIKYAVIVGETEMQQNIFALKNLNSGEQKNVTLQELQQVLLK, from the coding sequence ATGGCACAAAAACCAAGTATTCCAAAAGGAACAAGAGATTTTTCTCCGATCGAAGTAGCAAAGCGTCAATACATCATGTCTGTTATAAAAAAGCATTTTGAACGCAGCGGTTTTCAACCAATTGAAACACCTTCGTTTGAAAATTCTGAAACCTTAATGGGGAAATATGGCGAAGAAGGCGACCGTTTAATTTTTAAGATTTTAAATTCTGGCGATTTTTTAGCCAAAACCAATGAGGAATTTCTGCAAACAAAAAACAGCCTGAAAATTACTTCACAAATATCTGAAAAAGCGTTGCGTTACGATTTAACCGTTCCGTTTGCTCGTTACGTTGTGCAACATCAAAACGAATTAGAGTTTCCTTTTAAACGTTACCAAATTCAGCCGGTTTGGCGTGCCGATCGCCCTCAAAAGGGTCGTTTTCGCGAATTTTACCAGTGCGATGCTGATGTAGTTGGATCAACGTCATTGTGGCAAGAAGTGGAATTGGTGCAGTTGTACGATGCTGTTTTTACCGATTTAAAGGTAGAAGGTGTTACCATTAAAATCAATAACCGAAAAATATTGTCGGGTATCGCCGAGGTGATTGGTGCAAGTGACAAGCTGATTGATTTTACTGTTGCGTTGGATAAATTAGACAAAATTGGCGAAGACGGCGTGAAAGCAGAAATGTTGGCGAAAGGAATTTCTGAAGAAGCCTTGGTTAAAGTACAACCGTTATTTAATTTTAATGGATCGTTAACCGAAAAGTTAAATCAGTTACGCGAATTATTGTCAACATCGGTTGAAGGAACTAAAGGCGTTGACGAGCTAACGTTTATCTGCGAAACCGTGGAAGAATTAGGCTTGAAATCAGCAACATTAAATTTAGATGTTACATTAGCGCGTGGTTTAAATTATTATACCGGAGCCATTTTTGAAGTTGCAGCACCAGAAACCGTTAAGCTGGGGTCAATTGGCGGCGGCGGTCGTTACGATGATTTAACAGGGATTTTTGGTTTGAAAAATATGAGTGGTGTTGGTATTTCGTTTGGATTGGACAGAATTTATCTGGTTATTGAAGAACTGAATGTTTTCCCAGAAACCGTTTCAAATGTTACCGATGTTTTGTTTTTAAACTTTGGCGATAACGAAGCTAAATATTGTTTAAAAGTGATTCGTGAGTTGCGTGACGATGGAGTGAATGCTGAATTGTATCCTGATAAAACAAAAATGGCAAAACAGTTTCAGTTTGCCGAGAAAAAAGGAATTAAATACGCGGTAATTGTTGGCGAAACCGAAATGCAGCAAAACATTTTTGCCTTAAAGAATCTTAATTCAGGCGAACAAAAAAATGTTACGTTACAAGAATTACAACAAGTTTTATTGAAATAA